A segment of the Asinibacterium sp. OR53 genome:
TGGATCAGGTTATCACGGAAAGGTCTGCGCGGAGCGGGGCCTTGCCATAATTCATAATCCAGTCCGGCTGGTACAGGTGCTGTTTTCCCGATACCAATGCTGCCGCGGTTATTGGTGTACCAGGCTTTGGCCATGTGTACTTTGCCAATCACGCCACCGTGTAATGCTGTGATACCTTCTGTAAGCACAGGCCATGAGCGACGCTGGCTGCCCATCTGTACTACGCGTTTGTATTTTCTTGCTGCCTGTACGGCCAGCTCGCCTTCATGAGGGTTATGGCTGAGGGGCTTTTCTACATATACGTGTTTACCCGCCTGGCAGCCGAGAATAGTGGCCGGTGCGTGCCAGTGGTCGGGCATGGCAATGGAGAGGGCATCGATGTCCTTATTGCTCAACAGCGTGCGGAGATCTTTGGTAGAAGCTGGGCGCTTACCTATTTTTTTCTCTGCAAAATCTAATCCTTTGTTCAGGGCCTTATCGTCTACATCGCACAGAAAGGCAACTTCTGTATTCTTCACCTTGCTGAAGGCGCCGATATGCGCGAGGCCACGGCCATTGGTGCCTATAACAGCTACCCGTAACCGCTCATTAGAGCCAACGATGTTGGCATAACTCTTAGAGGTAAATCCAAGCCCCAGGCCGCCAATGGCGATCCCTGCAGAGCCCATACCCATATCCCTGATGAATGTTCTTCTCGATTTTTTCATGAATGGCGTTGTTTAAAATGTTTATAATTTTCTGATTTTGATATTCCTGAATGATACCATATCTCCGTGATCCTGTAAGAGGATGGGAGATTGGGTAGGTTCACTGAAACCTTTGATGTTTTTATACTTGCTGCCGGCCACCAGTTTTTTGAACGACTCACTGCCACGCTCGTATTCCACCGTCTTCTTTCCGTTGAGCCAGTGCTCCACATGATTGCCTTTCACAATAATGCGGGCCTGGTTCCATTCTCCCACCGGCATGTCTTGCTTATTTGCGTCGGGTGCGATCAGGTCGTACAAACCTCCCTGTTTGCGATTGCCATTGATGCCCAGTTTGGCATCGGGGTGGCGTTCATCGTCCAGGATCTGGAATTCACATCCCAAAGAACTTTTCGGTAATAAAAAGTACTTGATACCGCTGTTGGAACCAGGTACTATTTTAAATTCCAGGATCAATTCAAAGTTAGTAAACAATTCTTCTGTTACGATATCGCCGCCTCTTCCTTTTCCGGCAGTAGTATCTGTACTCAATACCCCATCATTCATTACCCATCCTTTTTGAGGAAAGGGTTGCCCATTGGCTTTTTGCCATCCTTTGGAACTGGTGCCATCAAATAATAATTGCCAACCCTGGCGTTGTTCTTTTTTCGTTAACCGGGGAACCTGTGCAAACACAGTTGCAGTAACGAAACAGGAAATGAATACCAGGCAATAAAACTTTGTTTTGTTTGTCATAAAAATAAAATATGAATCGTGTTGCATTAATAACCAGGATTTTGTTTGAGGTTAGGATTGATACTGATAGAAACACTAGGTATTGGGAATACGATACGCCATGCTTCGGATGGTTTCTTATCCCACCAGGTTCCCGATGTAAATTTATTGAAACGGATCAAATCATTCCTGCGCCAACCTTCCCATGCAAATTCACGGGCACGCTCGTTGAGTAATTCGTCGAGCGTTAAGGTAGATGTGGTGTATTTGGCCAACGGATCGGTGGTAGAAAAACAACGTGCGCGCACGGTATTGACCATGTTCACGGCTTCGGCATTGGCCGCGCCGCCGTTTTTGCGCATCAGGGCTTCTGCTTTCATCAAATAAATATCTGCAAGGCGGAATACAGGTGCATCGTTGCTCATCTGGCTGATCTTGCTTCCTTTCTGCAACTCATATTTGATATTCCGGGCACCATGAAATTCTTTGGCGGTAAGCATAGTGGCCGTGTCGCCGGGCGCGTTTACAAACAAAGGGTCCAGTACAAGCGGCTTGCCCTTCTGTGCACCCGTGAGGCATTTCAGTGGAGTTACACCGTCTGCTGCAAACTGCGGCCCTACCAGCCACTGCTGCTGGCGTTTATCGGTATTGCCAAACAGTTTATAGAAATTATTATGTGTCATAGCGCGATTAACAGGAGCGAAGCCAAAACCGTAAGTCTTCTGGTGTTCGGGATGCAGGTTTTTATAGTTCCAACGCATTTCCGTTGCATATGTAGTATCATATACCACCACAAAAATATTTTCTTTTGACAATTCATTTTTGATCTTGAACGGATCGTTCCAGTTTGCATCGAGTTGGTAACCGCCGCCGCCGGTATAATTCAACACTTTATCGCAATACTTGATGCAATCGTCCCAACGCGCAGTGCCGGGCTGTAAACCGTTTGCTGTAAGCTTGCCTGTATAAATTTCTGCATTGAGGTACAACTTGGCCAGCAAAGCCCAGGCTGCGGCTTTGGTTACATGCCCGTAAGTATTGGGAGCGCCTTTGTCTGCCAGCTTGTCCATATTATCCAGTATCTGTTTTTCAACATAGGCAAAAACATCTTTCCGCTCTGAGGTAGGTGGATATAAGGGCTCGCCAACTTTCTCCACAATAGGAATATTGCCGAACATGTCCATGATCATAAAATAATACCAGGCGCGATAGATCTTCAACTCGGCCAGTACCGATTGCTTATCCAGCCCAACGCGCAATTTATCGAAATCAACTCCCTCCATGTTTTCGATCGTAGCGTTTGTATAACCCACGCCTCTGTACAAGGCATCGAAGGTATTTTTGATTTCGCTGTCGTCTTTGGTCCAGGTATGCCAGTGCAGCCCTACGATCTGGTCGCCGCCGTCGGCAGGAGGGGTGCCGTCTTTGTATGGCATAGAAGTTTCATCGGTAGTGAGGGTATTCAAATGCCAGATACGGTATTCATAACTGCCCACGATATGCGAAAATGGACGGATATAATTTGCAATCACTTCTTCTCTGGTTTTGAAGAAAGAGCCTGCCGTGATGCTGCTGTAAACGGTTTCATCGAGCTTGGTGCAGGAGAGAGAAGAGCACAGGCAGCCTATGAAGACCGATGCCATAATGAGGTAGCGGTTTCTTTTATTGGAAAATATTTTTTTCATAATGAACGATTGTGATCTGAATAATGGTTGATGTCATAAAGCCTGGCTACATTAAAAACCGAGACTGATACCCAGGGTCAGCGTGGTGGCTCTCGGATAGAAATTCATCATCGCCAGACCGGGTTCCAATCCATTCACCTGTATATCCGGGTCTCTTCCCGAAAACTTGGTGAATGTGAGCAGGTTTTGTCCCGATGCATATACCCTTGCTTTTTTCAGGTATTTGATCTTGCCTGTGTTGATGGTATAGCCCATTGTGAGGTTATCCAGTTTTACGAAATCTCCTTTTTCAATAAAGTAGTTAGAATAAGCATAAGAGGAAATGGGAATGTCCAATCCTTTCTGCAGGAAATTGTTGGAATAACGGGCCCTGTTGGTATATACGAGGTCCATGATGTTCAGCAGGTCGAACATGAAGGTGCCGCGCAGGAATACGGTCATGTCAAAACGGCCATAAGAAAGATTGTTCGACATGCCTGCGAACATTTTGGGCATACCGTTGCCGATGATCTTTTTATTCTGTGCGTCCAATGCAGGGTCTTCGGCCTGTGTGTAGAATATCCACTTGTTATTTTGTACGTCGAAGTCTTTAAAGACTTTGCCATAGAAATTACCGATAGGCTGACCCACTTCTCTTCTGAAAGCAGACCCCATGTTTTGCGGCAGGCTGTAATGATCTACCGGCGCACTGGTGGAAGCTCCATAAGTTACCGATTGCAGGAGATTGTCGTTATAAGAGAAGGTAAGGCTGTTTGTCCAGCTGAACTTCTTGTTCTCAATCAGCTTGAGGTTCAAAGCCAGTTCCACACCCCTGTTTCGCATCTTACCCAGGTTTACCAAAATGGTCTGGTGTATGAGGGAAGGCACGGGCGCAGTAGCGTCGAGGAGCAGATCGGAAGTTTCGCGACTATAGATATCGATGCTACCACTCACTTTTCCGCCGCGTAGTGCGAAGTCGATACCCAGGTTATATTCTGTTTTCTTTTCCCAGCGCAGATCGGGATTGGGATTACGACTGGCGCCATAAGTTGGAACGAAGGTGTTGTCCCACAAAAAGGAAGCGCCTGTACTCAGCGTAGCCAGTGAATTGTAAGCACCGATACCTTCCTGGTTACCGGTAACACCATAACCGAGGCGCAATTTCAAGTCTTCGAACAATCCTTTTTCCGGCATGAAAGATTCCTTGCTGATGCGCCATCCAAGGCTTACAGCGGGGAATAATCCCCATTTGTGGTTGATGCCAAATTTGGAGGAGCCTTCCCTTCGTAAGGAAGCTGTCAGCAAATATTTTTCATTGTAATTGTAAATCGCGCGGCCAAAGAAAGCGATGAGGGTGCTGGAGCTTTTTCCGCTTCCGAGACCGGCACCAGCTGTACCTGCTGCAAAAGCCTGGCCTGCACCGAGGTTGTTATAACTGAATGCATCTGTTAGAAAGTTCCTGTTAGAGGCATTGAAATCTTCGCTCATGAAATCCTGGTAACTGTAACCGGCCAGGGCACTCAGGCTGTGTTTGCCAAATCGTTTGTTATAATCCAGTGTGTATTCGAAAGTGCGGTCATAACTGAAAGAAGTGCTGCGACTTGCATTACCATTCTGACCGTTGATACGGCTCAAGAAAGCGTCGCGCGACTGATAATAGTATGAAATAACATCCCTGCGCTGGAAAGCAAAGAAGCCGGACGCTTTGAGATTGGGCATGAGATCCAGGGTTGCTTTCACGCTTCCGTTGATGTGTTTGATCCTTTCGCCATCTTCGGTTTGCATACGACGCGCATAGGGATTGCCTTTGCTGTCGAGTGGATCTTCGAAATAAGAACCATCCGTATTGAATACGGGGAAAGTAGGATTGCGGTCCATCGCATCACCATAAATGGTATTATCGCTGCTGAGGTAATTGAGAAAAGAAGTGGCGATATTACCCTGGATGGAGAGTTTGTTATCCAGCGCTTTTTGGGTAAAGCTCAATCGGGTGTTCACGATCTTGCGCCAGGTACTGATGGCAATACCATCGAGGTTACGAATCGATACGGCTGCACGGATGGAAGATTTATCGGTACCGGAAGAGACAGAAAAATTATGCACCTGGCTCACTGGTGTCTTGGACAATGCTTTGAACCAGTCGGTGCTGGCACCTCCATCATTTAGTACAAATGTGGGGTTGGTGCGTTTATATACGTCGGCATAAGCCCTGTATTGTTCGGCTGTTAACACTGCCGGAAATTTTTTGGGAATATCGGTGTAAACATAGCTGTCGTAATTGAAAGAAGCAGTGCCGCTTTTGGCGCGTTTGGTGGTTACAATGATCACGCCATTGCTTCCCCTGGTTCCATAAATGGCGGCTGCCGAACCATCGCGGAGCACGTCGATCGATTCTACGTCTTCGGGTGAGAGGTTGTTGAGGTTGCCACCCGGTACACCATCGATCACCACGAAAGGAGAAGTGCTGCCTTTCAGTGTAGATACACCACGCAACTGCATGGAGGATTGTCCGTTCGGATCGGTGCCGTTGCTGTTAACGATTACCAGGCCCGGTACCTTTCCCTGCACGAGAGACATGGGCGAGATCACAGCGCCTTTGTTGAAATCTTTTTCTTTGACACTGGTGATGGCGCTGGTAACGTCTGTTTTACGGGTTACGCCATAACCGATCACCACCACGTCTTCGATGGATTTCTCGGTCTGCACCATTGCGATAGCCAATGTAAGCGAAGCGCCCAGTTGCACCTGTTGTGTTTCATAGCCAATGGCCGAAAAGTTCAGGTATTTGGTATTGGCAGGGACGCTGATACTGAAGCTGCCGTCTGACCTGGTCTGTGTGGCCAGCTTCGAGTCTTTAACAATAACAGTGACGGCTTCGAGTGCCCTGTTATCTTTTGCGTCGGTCACTTTACCTGTGACCGTTTTGTTCTGAGCCAGCGCCGGAAGGGCTGCCAGCAGTAGCACAAATAGTGCCGGAAAGCAGAAATGGATGTAGCATGTAGTTCTTCTTTTCATATGCCGGGGTAATTGGTTGACTAGTTTGAGCCGGTTAAGCAGGAATCGTCGGCCCAAATTAGACCCGGTCATTTTTTGAACTTGTCAACAGATAACGAATGAATTGTTAATGGAAATTAAACGGCGCTTTTTTTCTTGAAAATTCATTTCTTTTATGTTCTTAACGGTACCGGCCTTATGAAGCGTTCCCTGGCAACATATATAGGAATATCGATCATCTGTTTTCTTTTACTGGCAACGGTGCAGTTCATCCTGGTACGCAATACCTATGAACTAACCAATGATCGTTTTTATTTTTCCGAGCGTATAGCTATGAAAGAAAGCTATTCGCGTTCTATCAAAAACGACAAACTGTTTCCCGGAGGGTCTGAGATCATTGATGGTTTCCTGAGCAGACATTTGAACTCCTTGCATGCGTTATACAAAAGTGGTGACCCCGCGTTCGAAACCTATAAGCAAGTGTTTGCGGACAGTATTTTTCACGAATTGCGACAAAAAGAATCTATCAGGCGCTTTCTGAATAAATTCAAACAGGAAAAGAAAGTGACAGATTCGCTCGATTATGCATTGATCGTAGAATCGCTGTCGGTGAATTTCGATAAC
Coding sequences within it:
- a CDS encoding DUF1080 domain-containing protein is translated as MTNKTKFYCLVFISCFVTATVFAQVPRLTKKEQRQGWQLLFDGTSSKGWQKANGQPFPQKGWVMNDGVLSTDTTAGKGRGGDIVTEELFTNFELILEFKIVPGSNSGIKYFLLPKSSLGCEFQILDDERHPDAKLGINGNRKQGGLYDLIAPDANKQDMPVGEWNQARIIVKGNHVEHWLNGKKTVEYERGSESFKKLVAGSKYKNIKGFSEPTQSPILLQDHGDMVSFRNIKIRKL
- a CDS encoding SusC/RagA family TonB-linked outer membrane protein, with product MKRRTTCYIHFCFPALFVLLLAALPALAQNKTVTGKVTDAKDNRALEAVTVIVKDSKLATQTRSDGSFSISVPANTKYLNFSAIGYETQQVQLGASLTLAIAMVQTEKSIEDVVVIGYGVTRKTDVTSAITSVKEKDFNKGAVISPMSLVQGKVPGLVIVNSNGTDPNGQSSMQLRGVSTLKGSTSPFVVIDGVPGGNLNNLSPEDVESIDVLRDGSAAAIYGTRGSNGVIIVTTKRAKSGTASFNYDSYVYTDIPKKFPAVLTAEQYRAYADVYKRTNPTFVLNDGGASTDWFKALSKTPVSQVHNFSVSSGTDKSSIRAAVSIRNLDGIAISTWRKIVNTRLSFTQKALDNKLSIQGNIATSFLNYLSSDNTIYGDAMDRNPTFPVFNTDGSYFEDPLDSKGNPYARRMQTEDGERIKHINGSVKATLDLMPNLKASGFFAFQRRDVISYYYQSRDAFLSRINGQNGNASRSTSFSYDRTFEYTLDYNKRFGKHSLSALAGYSYQDFMSEDFNASNRNFLTDAFSYNNLGAGQAFAAGTAGAGLGSGKSSSTLIAFFGRAIYNYNEKYLLTASLRREGSSKFGINHKWGLFPAVSLGWRISKESFMPEKGLFEDLKLRLGYGVTGNQEGIGAYNSLATLSTGASFLWDNTFVPTYGASRNPNPDLRWEKKTEYNLGIDFALRGGKVSGSIDIYSRETSDLLLDATAPVPSLIHQTILVNLGKMRNRGVELALNLKLIENKKFSWTNSLTFSYNDNLLQSVTYGASTSAPVDHYSLPQNMGSAFRREVGQPIGNFYGKVFKDFDVQNNKWIFYTQAEDPALDAQNKKIIGNGMPKMFAGMSNNLSYGRFDMTVFLRGTFMFDLLNIMDLVYTNRARYSNNFLQKGLDIPISSYAYSNYFIEKGDFVKLDNLTMGYTINTGKIKYLKKARVYASGQNLLTFTKFSGRDPDIQVNGLEPGLAMMNFYPRATTLTLGISLGF
- a CDS encoding RagB/SusD family nutrient uptake outer membrane protein, with protein sequence MKKIFSNKRNRYLIMASVFIGCLCSSLSCTKLDETVYSSITAGSFFKTREEVIANYIRPFSHIVGSYEYRIWHLNTLTTDETSMPYKDGTPPADGGDQIVGLHWHTWTKDDSEIKNTFDALYRGVGYTNATIENMEGVDFDKLRVGLDKQSVLAELKIYRAWYYFMIMDMFGNIPIVEKVGEPLYPPTSERKDVFAYVEKQILDNMDKLADKGAPNTYGHVTKAAAWALLAKLYLNAEIYTGKLTANGLQPGTARWDDCIKYCDKVLNYTGGGGYQLDANWNDPFKIKNELSKENIFVVVYDTTYATEMRWNYKNLHPEHQKTYGFGFAPVNRAMTHNNFYKLFGNTDKRQQQWLVGPQFAADGVTPLKCLTGAQKGKPLVLDPLFVNAPGDTATMLTAKEFHGARNIKYELQKGSKISQMSNDAPVFRLADIYLMKAEALMRKNGGAANAEAVNMVNTVRARCFSTTDPLAKYTTSTLTLDELLNERAREFAWEGWRRNDLIRFNKFTSGTWWDKKPSEAWRIVFPIPSVSISINPNLKQNPGY
- a CDS encoding Gfo/Idh/MocA family protein, with the protein product MKKSRRTFIRDMGMGSAGIAIGGLGLGFTSKSYANIVGSNERLRVAVIGTNGRGLAHIGAFSKVKNTEVAFLCDVDDKALNKGLDFAEKKIGKRPASTKDLRTLLSNKDIDALSIAMPDHWHAPATILGCQAGKHVYVEKPLSHNPHEGELAVQAARKYKRVVQMGSQRRSWPVLTEGITALHGGVIGKVHMAKAWYTNNRGSIGIGKTAPVPAGLDYELWQGPAPRRPFRDNLIHYNWHWFWHWGTGEALNNGTHEIDVIRWGLGVDYPLRVNSVGGRYYFKDDWETPDTQIITFDCPGETSVIWEGRSCNSRLVEGEDRGVIFYGEGGSMSTGGNSYIIYDKKNKVVKEVKSNIEIDGRNTLSPSEGLDVVHFANFVDAIRDNKLPNADVETGYKSTLWVQLGNIAQRVGYTLNIDQHNGHILDNPKASKLWRREYEKGWEPKI